The Euwallacea fornicatus isolate EFF26 chromosome 3, ASM4011564v1, whole genome shotgun sequence genome has a segment encoding these proteins:
- the LOC136350586 gene encoding COMM domain-containing protein 4, giving the protein MRFRFNGDADCPDWILAEIYTLSRLSSIKLKLLAQIVCQGIITPPIQIDKVDKLFAESKTEANINITSCISCLSFLLSSATRFNCDSTALHSELQQLGLPREHSTSIRKVFDEYNVSLVETFKAQSLKINPLEDISAEIDPEVGCTRIDLNIQGQNKSVLITENTLDSLLNDLTHIKKVMSELKGS; this is encoded by the exons ATG AGATTCCGATTCAATGGAGATGCTGATTGCCCTGATTGGATTCTAGCTGAAATATATACATTGTCCAGGTTgtcatcaataaaattaaaacttctaGCACAAATTGTCTGTCAAGGAATAATCACACCACCAATTCAG ATTGATAAAGTTGACAAACTGTTTGCTGAATCAAAAACTG aAGCAAATATCAATATAACATCGTGCATATCTTGCTTATCATTTCTACTCTCATCAGCAACCCGATTCAACTGCGACAGTACTGCTTTGCACTCCGAACTGCAGCAATTGGGACTGCCACGTGAACACAGTACCTCGATTAGGAAAGTTTTCGACGAATATAATGTTAGCTTAGTGGAAACGTTCAAAGCCCAATCGTTGAAGA TCAATCCATTGGAGGACATTTCTGCAGAGATAGATCCGGAAGTTGGATGTACAAGAATAGATCTTAATATTCAAGGACAAAACAAATCAGtcttaataactgaaaatacaTTAGATAGTTTGTTAAATGATCTAACGCACATTAAGAAGGTTATGTCAGAGTTAAAAGGCTCTTAG
- the BNIP3 gene encoding BCL2/adenovirus E1B 19 kDa protein-interacting protein 3 isoform X1, translating to MSSSKSSSGNDDVLGASLLESWVEVSGAASHGGGTPASITQQLTVEDYLRLLKEAQESNQSSCRDSLASSRRGSPRGSPKSPPNSPVVQGTALNLEWQSYYVNSESKEDFLPFDWSSRPDSMPSKPWSFRAPHKYDMFSLRYARIGNTPLFSKRGICIMFLTNLFSLLFGTGVGVFLNRYGLYFSVPAIKVR from the exons ATGTCATCCTCGAAATCTAGCTCAGGAAACGATGACGTTTTAGGAG CATCCCTTTTAGAGTCCTGGGTGGAAGTCAGCGGAGCAGCTTCCCATGGAGGGGGAACCCCTGCATCCATCACTCAACAGTTGACTGTTGAGGACTATTTGCGTTTACTCAAAGAGGCTCAGGAGTCCAATCAGTCTTCATGTAGAGATTCGTTGGCCAGTTCTCGAAGAGGTTCTCCCAGGGGCAGCCCCAAGTCGCCACCCAACAGCCCAGTGGTACAAGGAACAGCTCTAAATCTTGAATGGCAGTCCTACTATGTAAATTCAGAATCTAAGGAG GATTTCCTTCCCTTTGACTGGAGCAGCCGTCCAGACAGTATGCCGTCAAAGCCATGGAGCTTCAGAGCGCCGCACAAATATGACATGTTCAGTCTTCGTTACGCAAGAATAGGGAACACTCCCCTTTTTTCTAAAAGAGGAATCTGCATCATGTTTCTCACTAATCTCTTTTCGCTTCTGTTTGGAACCGGAGTTGGCGTTTTTCTTAATCGCTACGGATTGTACTTCTCTGTTCCAGCCATAAAGGTTCGTTAG
- the SsRbeta gene encoding translocon-associated protein subunit beta, with the protein MLNKLTILLALLALGFCNEEKTGDLQGARLLVSKQILNRYLVQGRDIEVRYTLHNIGKVPAVNVQLTDRGFNSDAFEIVGGHLTSKFSRIPPESNFTHLVVVRPNKYGYFNFTSSEVSYKVSDAADAKTQIAFSSEPGEGGIVAYRDFDKKFSAHYWDWLAFALMTSPSLVIPLVLWYNSNNTYEKLNKAAKKH; encoded by the exons ATGCTCAATAAACTCACAATTTTGCTGGCCCTGCTTGCCTTAGGATTTTGTAATGAAGAGAAAACCGGCGATTTGCAAGGTGCCAGACTTCTGgtatcaaaacaaattttgaacaggTATCTTGTACAaggacgagatattgaagttCGATATACATTACACAATATTGGAAAAGTTCCTGCTGTTAATGTGCAGCTAACAGATAGGGGATTCAATTCTGATGCTTTTGAAATTGTTGGAGGACATTTGACTTCAAAATTCTCTAGAATTCCACCAGAATCAAACTTCACACATTTAGTAGTGGTTCGACCTAACAAATATGGATATTTTAACTTCACCAGCTCAGAAGTCAGCTACAAAGTTTCTGATGCTGCCGATGCCAAG aCGCAGATTGCCTTCAGCAGTGAACCAGGTGAAGGAGGAATTGTGGCTTACCgtgattttgacaaaaaattttcCGCGCATTATTGGGATTGGCTCGCTTTTGCCCTTATGACCTCTCCATCCTTGGTCATTCCTTTAGTGCTTTGGTACAACAGCAACAACACTTACGAAAAACTTAACAAGGCGGCCAAAAAACATTAG
- the BNIP3 gene encoding BCL2/adenovirus E1B 19 kDa protein-interacting protein 3 isoform X2 has protein sequence MSSSKSSSGNDDVLGESWVEVSGAASHGGGTPASITQQLTVEDYLRLLKEAQESNQSSCRDSLASSRRGSPRGSPKSPPNSPVVQGTALNLEWQSYYVNSESKEDFLPFDWSSRPDSMPSKPWSFRAPHKYDMFSLRYARIGNTPLFSKRGICIMFLTNLFSLLFGTGVGVFLNRYGLYFSVPAIKVR, from the exons ATGTCATCCTCGAAATCTAGCTCAGGAAACGATGACGTTTTAGGAG AGTCCTGGGTGGAAGTCAGCGGAGCAGCTTCCCATGGAGGGGGAACCCCTGCATCCATCACTCAACAGTTGACTGTTGAGGACTATTTGCGTTTACTCAAAGAGGCTCAGGAGTCCAATCAGTCTTCATGTAGAGATTCGTTGGCCAGTTCTCGAAGAGGTTCTCCCAGGGGCAGCCCCAAGTCGCCACCCAACAGCCCAGTGGTACAAGGAACAGCTCTAAATCTTGAATGGCAGTCCTACTATGTAAATTCAGAATCTAAGGAG GATTTCCTTCCCTTTGACTGGAGCAGCCGTCCAGACAGTATGCCGTCAAAGCCATGGAGCTTCAGAGCGCCGCACAAATATGACATGTTCAGTCTTCGTTACGCAAGAATAGGGAACACTCCCCTTTTTTCTAAAAGAGGAATCTGCATCATGTTTCTCACTAATCTCTTTTCGCTTCTGTTTGGAACCGGAGTTGGCGTTTTTCTTAATCGCTACGGATTGTACTTCTCTGTTCCAGCCATAAAGGTTCGTTAG